A region of the Candidatus Methylomirabilis oxygeniifera genome:
CTACCTGACCGGACACGATCCCGATGCCAAAGAGGAATTTCGGAGTTATGCGGCGCAGATTGCGATGCGATTTCACGAGAGCGACAGGTTAGCCGGTACGCCCGTACAGGCGCGCTACCTTGGGGATCTCCGGCGGGCCTACGCCGCGCATGCCCGTTTAGCGGATCGCATCTTCCGAGCCTATGACAGCAAACAGTACCGACGCGCCCTTGGCCTGATGGAGCATGATGTGGAGAACATTGCGCTCCCCGCGCTCGATCAGGCCGTCGCGTCCCTTCATCGGGCGCTGTATGCCTCGTCCTTCGAGCGTGTTATGGCGCAGGCTCAGTCGTTCGAACGAACGGCCCAGATGGTGAGTCTCCTCGCCGTACTGACCACCTTTGGGGCCGGGCTCTTGATCTTCCTATGGCTGTCCCGCGGATTGGTCCGTCCGATCAATGCGCTGGTGGAGGCGACCCGTGAAGTCGGACAGGGGAATCTCGACATCCAAGGCCTGCCGGTCTCACGTGACGAGATTGGCGAGCTCGCGTCTGCATTCTCAGGTATGGTGCAGCGGATCAAGCATTTTCAAACCCAAATCGTCGAGACCGAACAGATGGCGTCCATCGGCGCCACGGCGGTCGCGGTGGCCCATGGGCTGCGGAACCCCCTTGCAAGCGTTCGAGCCTTGGCACAAGTCGCTCTTGTTGAGCATGAATCGTTCCCGGCTGTCAATGAGAGCCTTCACGAGATCATTGCTGAGGTCGATCGGCTGAATGCGCGCATCAGCCATCTGCTGACCTTTGCGGTCCCTGCCCGGTTGCACCCCGTGTCGGCAGATCTCAATGACGTGATTGAGCGCGTCGTCGCCGATTTCCAGCAGATCAAGCCGCAGCAGGTCGTCTTCGCCCTCCACCTTGACCCCGGATTGCCTTCCGTGCAACTCGATACGGTGCACATGAAGGAGGTGCTTCGAGAAATCGTCCTGAACGCCCTTGAGGCGATGCCGGACGGCGGCGACGTCCGCGTGGCAACGAAAAGGGGTGAGGGGCCGGAGGGGCGGCCCATACTGATACTGGAGGTAGCCGATACGGGTCGCGGCATCGCTGTCGAGGCGTTGCCGCACGTATTCGAACCGTTCTACACCACCCGTGCGGACGGAACGGGGCTCGGCCTGTCGATTGTCCGACGGCTTGTCGAGCAGCAAGGCGGAACGGTGGCGGTCGAAAGCCATCCTGGTGCGGGAGCTTGCGTGCGCCTGACCTTTCCACTCCACGAACCCGGCGAGAGGATGTAGGCCATGGCGTTGAGCGTGCTGATTGTGGAGGATGAACGGAGTCTTGCGAAATCGATCGCGACTTTTTTGACCAGAAAGGGGCACAGTGTGGCGACGGCCGAGGATGGGGAACAGGGTTGGCAGCAGGCGCAGCAGCTCGACCCGCAGTTTGTCATCCTCGACTCGCGACTGCCAAGGATGGCCGGTATCGATCTCCTTCGAAAGGTCCGACAGATGAATCCGGCGACCGTGGTGATGATGACCACCGCCTATGGCACCGTCAATGACGCGGTAGAGGCAATGAAACTCGGCGCCTTCGACTATCTGGAGAAGCCGGTCGATATGGAGCGGCTGCAGATGATCCTGGAGCGAGCCGAAGAGCACTTTCGTCTCCGGCAAGAAATCGCCTACTACCGGGAGCGAGAGAGGCCGATCCTTGTGGGTCAGTCGCCGACGATCCAGAGGGTGTTCGAGAAATTTGACCAGCTCGCCACCCTGGGACGAACCGCCTCAATGCCCACCATCCTCCTGTTGGGCGAGACCGGCACGGGGAAGGGCGTAGTCGCTCGCCTGCTCCATGAACGGAGCGACCGTCGCGACAAGCCCTTTGTTGAGGTCAATTCCCTGGCGCTTCCGCCGACCTTGATCGAGGCGGAACTGTTCGGATACGAGCGCGGAGCCTTTACCGATGCGAAGACGTCCAGAATCGGTCTGTTTGAAGCGGCCGAGGGAGGGACCCTCTTCCTTGATGAGATCGGCGATCTCCCTTTACCCCTGCAGGGTAAGCTGCTGGCGGCGATCGAAAAAAAGATCATCCGGCGGATCGGAAGCGTGATCGATCGGAAGGTCGATGTCTGGATCATCACGGCGACCAATCGGGATCTCGACGCGTGCATCAAAGACGGCACCTTCCGGGCCGACCTCTTTT
Encoded here:
- a CDS encoding Two component, sigma54 specific, transcriptional regulator, Fis family, which codes for MALSVLIVEDERSLAKSIATFLTRKGHSVATAEDGEQGWQQAQQLDPQFVILDSRLPRMAGIDLLRKVRQMNPATVVMMTTAYGTVNDAVEAMKLGAFDYLEKPVDMERLQMILERAEEHFRLRQEIAYYRERERPILVGQSPTIQRVFEKFDQLATLGRTASMPTILLLGETGTGKGVVARLLHERSDRRDKPFVEVNSLALPPTLIEAELFGYERGAFTDAKTSRIGLFEAAEGGTLFLDEIGDLPLPLQGKLLAAIEKKIIRRIGSVIDRKVDVWIITATNRDLDACIKDGTFRADLFYRISGMTIPLPPLRDRGDDILLLARYFARTASKTYGKPEPTIGEEAAEALRRYHWPGNVRELSHAVEQAVLWAAGETLHPEDFPFVRTGVAVQVADASGEEDNEHHHWNLHEMEKRLIEKALRHTDGNISQAARLLGITRDILRYRIEKYRGLSSSH
- a CDS encoding putative Histidine kinase (Evidence 3 : Function proposed based on presence of conserved amino acid motif, structural feature or limited homology; Product type pe : putative enzyme), whose amino-acid sequence is MQIRRKIELAFGVILCLLLLTAGQGLWMFIHTKSALGELRQAFSDVLLLDDLKVLIYRQAKEIPDYLTGHDPDAKEEFRSYAAQIAMRFHESDRLAGTPVQARYLGDLRRAYAAHARLADRIFRAYDSKQYRRALGLMEHDVENIALPALDQAVASLHRALYASSFERVMAQAQSFERTAQMVSLLAVLTTFGAGLLIFLWLSRGLVRPINALVEATREVGQGNLDIQGLPVSRDEIGELASAFSGMVQRIKHFQTQIVETEQMASIGATAVAVAHGLRNPLASVRALAQVALVEHESFPAVNESLHEIIAEVDRLNARISHLLTFAVPARLHPVSADLNDVIERVVADFQQIKPQQVVFALHLDPGLPSVQLDTVHMKEVLREIVLNALEAMPDGGDVRVATKRGEGPEGRPILILEVADTGRGIAVEALPHVFEPFYTTRADGTGLGLSIVRRLVEQQGGTVAVESHPGAGACVRLTFPLHEPGERM